In Cutaneotrichosporon cavernicola HIS019 DNA, chromosome: 1, one DNA window encodes the following:
- a CDS encoding uncharacterized protein (haloacid dehalogenase-like hydrolase) has protein sequence MSGLPQPELHKGAKFVFLSDWDGTITDQDSNDYLVDTLGFGAEQRKADNVKVLTGESNFRDMFRAMMQSVKVPYEECKDVLRENIELDPGFHEFYTWCKENGIPVIIVSSGMAPTIRAVLEKLMGVEEASQMEVIANDVEYTDPEGKGTTWDIVYRHPESGFGHDKSQSIIPYRSIPSRPTLFFAGDGVSDLSAARHADLLFTKVKPDGNTELAAFCEREGIPHVKIRDFRKVLALVKEVVGGKTTDQVIAENQ, from the exons ATGTCTGGTCTTCCGCAGCCCGAGCTCCACAAGGGCGCCAAGTTTGTGTTCCTTTCCGACTGG GACGGAACAATCACGGACCAGGACAGCAACGACTATCTCGTCGACACGCTTGGTTTCGGCGCTGAGCAGCG CAAGGCCGACAATGTCAAGGTGCTCACGGGCGAGAGCAACTTCCGCGACATGTTCCGCGCCATGATGCAGAGCGTCAAGGTGCCGTACGAGGAGTGCAAGGACGTACTGCGGGAAA acatcgagctcgaccccGGCTTCCACGAGTTCTACACCTGGTGCAAGGAGAACGGCATCCCGGTTATCATCGTGTCGTCGGGTATGGCGCCGACCATCCGCGCAGtcctcgagaagctcaTGGGCGTGGAAGAGGCGTCGCAGATGGAGGTCATCGccaacgacgtcgagtACACCGACCCCGAGGGTAAGGGCACGACGTGGGACATTGTCTACCGCCACCCCGAGAGTGGGTTCGGGCACGACAAGAGCCAGAGCATCATTCCCTACCGCTCCATCCCGTCGCGGCCGAccctcttcttcgccgGTGACGGCGTCAGCGACCTCAGCGCCGCACgccacgccgacctcctcttcaccaAGGTCAAGCCTGATGGCAATACGGAGCTCGCGGCGTTCTGCGAACGCGAGGGTATCCCGCACGTCAAGATCCGCGACTTCCGCAAGGTGCTTgcgctcgtcaaggaggttGTAGGCGGCAAGACTACCGACCAGGTGATTGCGGAGAACCAGTAG
- the CRM1 gene encoding uncharacterized protein (CRM1 C terminal), with protein MEAILDSSKDLDIGLLDQVVTTFYTGVGAQQQQAQQVLTQFQENPESWQRVPAILESSGNINTKFIALQILEKLIQTRWKTLPAEQQGGIRNFIVQVTVDVSSDETRMRREKSYLNKLNLVLILKQAWPADWPSFIPEITASSRGNLSLCENNMVILKLLSEEIFDYSAEQMTQAKTKQLKQTMCGEFSDIFTLCNEVLEKANKPSLIKATLETLLRFLNWIPLGYIFETQIIDFLVTRFLEVPEFRNVTLKCLSEIGGLNVGPEYNSKFVILFQMVMTSVNRMVPPSTDLAAAYASSDDEDQQLIKNLALFLTNFLNPHLRLIETPESNELLINAHLYLIKISTVDDREVFKICLEYWGKLVAELYEEIQSLPMGDINPLMNLNLGGMGGVNGPQSVGLNGAPLRKNTYAEILSNLRLVMIEKMVKPEEVLIVENEEGEIVREFMKESDTIVLYKSMREVLVYLTHLDVQDTEQIMTDKLAKQIDGSEWSWNNLNTLCWAIGSISGAMNEETEKRFLVTVIKDLLGLTEMKRGKDNKAVCASDIMYIVGQYPRFLKAHWKFLKTVVNKLFEFMHETHEGVQDMACDTFIKIAQKCRRHFVMQQAGEHEPFIDEILRTLHRITVDLQPQQVHTFYEAVGYMISAQPNKPTQERLIEKLMELPNNAWDNLMQQAASNVDVLGNPENVKIMSNILKTNVSACTSIGSFFLPQLGRIWLDMLGLYKAVSGIISEEVSRMGLVATKTPKVRSLRTIKKEILKLVETYVRKAEDLDGVKQNLIPGLLDAILGDYNRNVPAARDAEVLNVMATIVSKLSNLLVLQIAPILDAVFEPTLDMINKDFAEYPEHRVGFFKLLRAINLTCFPALLKLPPQQFKLVMDSVVWAFKHTMRDIADTGLSIAFEIVNNFAASTPDISGLFYQQYLLSLLGDVFYVLTDADHKSGFKMQTILLARLISLVETGGVQAPLFNPAEHDQGMTNVVFLKGYIANLLTNAFGHIQPTQITGFVNQMFDNAADPAKFKLTLRDFLISLKEFSGADSADLFIDEKEAEAERKAVAERESALRVPGMLKPSQIDDDADL; from the exons ATGGAG GCCATCCTCGACTCCTCCAAGGATCTCGACATCGG TCTGCTCGACCAGGTCGTCACGACGTTCTACACGGGCGTTGGAGCACAG cagcagcaggcccAGCAGGTCCTCACGCAGTTCCAGGAGAACCCCGAATCATGGCAACGGGTCCCCGCTATTCTCGAGTCCTCGGGGAACATCAACACCAAG TTCATCGCTTTGCAGATCCTCGAGAAGCTTATTCAGACCAGATGGAAGACTCTTCCGGCCGAGCAGCAGGGCGGCATCCGCAACTTCATCGTCCAGGTTACCGTCGACGTTTCGAGCGATGAAACGCGTATGCGCCGCGAGAAGAGCTACCTCAAcaagctcaacctcgtcctc atcCTCAAGCAAGCCTGGCCTGCGGACTGGCCTTCGTTCATCCCAGAAATTACCGCGTCGTCACGTGGTAATTTATCGCTATGCGAGAACAACATGGTCATTCTCAAGCTTCTGTCCGAGGAAATCTTCGACTACTCTGCCGAGCAGATGACCCAGGCCAAGACCAAACAGCTCAAGCAGACCATGTGCGGCGAGTTCTCGGACATCTTCACCCTCTGCAATGAGGTGCTTGAGAAGGCCAACAAGCCAAGCCTTATCAAGGCCACGCTCGAGACTTTGTTGCGATTCCTCAACTGGATCCCGCTCGGCTACATCTTCGAGACCCAGATCATCGACTTCCTGGTGACCAGG TTCCTCGAGGTGCCCGAGTTCCGTAACGTCACGCTCAAGTGCTTGAGCGAGATAGGCGGACTAAATGTCGGCCCGGAATACAACTCTAAGTtcgtcatcctcttccAGATGGTCATGACCAGCGTCAACCGCATGGTCCCACCAAGCACTGACCTGGCTGCTGCATACGCGTCgtcagacgacgaggaccagcagctcatcaagaacctcgccctcttcctcaccaaCTTCCTCAACCCTCATTTGCGCTTGATCGAGACGCCCGAGTCTAACGAGCTGCTCATCAACGCCCACCTCTACCTCATAAAGATTTCGACTGTCGACGACCGTGAAGTCTTCAAAATCTGTCTCGAGTACTGGGGCAAGcttgtcgccgagctctACGAGGAGATTCAATCGCTTCCCATGGGTGACATCAACCCGCTCATgaacctcaacctcggtgGGATGGGCGGCGTCAACGGACCGCAGTCGGTTGGGCTTAACGGTGCTCCGTTGCGAAAGAACACGTACGCCGAGatcctctccaacctccgcTTAGTCATGATCGAGAAGATGgtcaagcccgaggag GTTCTTATCGTTGAgaacgaggagggagagatCGTCCGCGAGTTCATGAAGGAGAGCGACACGATCGTGCTGTACAAGAGCATGCGCGAGGTGCTCGTGTACCTCACTCACCTGGACGTTCAGGACACGGAGCAGATCATGACAgacaagctcgccaagcagATAGACGGCTCGGAATGGTCGTGGAACAACCTCAACACGCTCTGCTGGGCTATCGGTTCTATCTCTGGTGCGATGAACGAGGAAACCGAGAAGCGCTtcctcgtcaccgtcaTCAAGGACCTTCTCGGCTTGACGGAGATGAAGCGTGGCAAGGACAACAAGGCCGTCTGCGCGTCCGACATCATGTACATTGTCGGCCAGTACCCACGTTTCCTCAAGGCCCACTGGAAGTTCCTGAAGACCGTCGTCAACAAGCTCTTTGAGTTCATGCACGAGACCCACGAGGGCGTGCAAGACATGGCTTGCGACACGTTCATCAAGATCGCGCAGAAGTGCCGCCGTCACTTCGTAATGCAGCAGGCGGGCGAGCACGAGCCGTTCATCGACGAGATTCTGCGCACCTTGCACAGGATCACCGTTGACCTGCAGCCCCAGCAGGTCCACACATTCTACGAGGCGGTCGGCTACATGATCTCGGCGCAACCCAACAAGCCGACGCAGGAGCGCTTGATCGAGAAGCTCATGGAGCTGCCCAACAACGCCTGGGACAACCTCATGCAGCAGGCCGCCAgcaacgtcgacgtccttggCAATCCCGAGAATGTCAAGATCATGTCCAACATCCTCAAGACCAACGTCTCGGCGTGCACGTCGATTGGCTCGTTCTTCCTCCCGCAGCTTGGTCGTATCTGGCTGGACATGCTTGGCCTCTACAAGGCCGTCTCAGGCATCATCTCGGAGGAGGTCTCACGCATgggcctcgtcgccaccaagACCCCCAAGGTCCGCTCGCTCCGCACGATCAAGAAGGAGAttctcaagctcgtcgagacGTATGTCAGAAAGGCGGAGGACCTTGATGGCGTCAAACAGAACCTCATCCCTGGCCTCCTGGacgccatcctcggcgactACAACCGCAACGTGCCAGCAGCGCGTGACGCTGAGGTCCTCAACGTCATGGCTACGATCGTGTCCAAGCTCagcaacctcctcgtcctccagaTTGCAcccatcctcgacgccgtgtTTGAGCCTACGCTCGACATGATCAACAAGGACTTTGCCGAGTACCCTGAGCACCGTGTTGGCTTCTTCAAGCTCTTGCGCGCGATCAACCTGACCTGCTTCCCtgcgctcctcaagctGCCACCACAACAGTTCAAGCTTGTCATGGACTCGGTTGTCTGGGCGTTCAAGCACACAATGCGCGACATTGCGGACACTGGCCTGAGCA TCGCCTTTGAGATTGTCAACAACTTTGCTGCATCGACCCCCGATATCTCGGGTCTGTTCTACCAGCAGTACCTGTTGTCGCTGCTGGGCGACGTCTTCTACGTCCTCACCGATGCCGACCACAAGAGTG GTTTCAAGATGCAGACGATTTTGCTCGCGCGTCTCAtctcgctcgtcgagaCTGGCGGCGTTCAGGCACCACTGTTCAACCCTGCCGAGCATGACCAGGGCATGACCAacgtcgtcttcctcaAGGGCTACATTGCGAACTTGCTCACGAACGCGTTTGGACACATTCAGCCGACGCAGATCACCGGGTTCGTCAACCAGATGTTCGACAACGCGGCCGACCCAGCCAAGTTCAAGCTTACTCTGCGCGACTTCCTCATCTCACTGAAGGAGTTCAGCGGTGCAGACAGCGCCGACCTCTtcatcgacgagaaggaggccgaggcggagcgcaaggcggtggccgagcgcgagagcgcgctCCGTGTTCCCGGTATGCTCAAACCGTCGcagatcgacgacgacgccgacttGTGA
- a CDS encoding uncharacterized protein (helicase superfamily c-terminal domain), which yields MASSAGPSTRSVSPVAYDDLPTDYKPYVRVAKRRAQMLSKLGPGRHVSKKIKTTEELDEEKDALRALDEANEREREKARQKRTLLQEALEVKRRKELEDASKTEAQKQAEEEAALLAQVQRGQKKLASVQEIAHGKTYTQSMKSTWRPPRYIRDLGPEGQQAVRDKHSIIIEGEDPPPAIEHFADMKIPPPLLEYLANKGIARPTPIQMQGLPTAFAGRDMIGIAFTGSGKTLAFTLPAILKSLEMEMKLPLVKGEGPVGLVLCPSRELARQTYEGCVAMCTKLAEGGKYPELRSLLCIGGISMADQAEVLQRGVHVVVATPGRLIDMLERGRLNADNCKYMCMDEADRMIDMGFEDAVRSIMDHFKYQRQTLLFSATMPRKIQEFAQASLVNPLLVNVGRAGAANMDVIQEVEHVKAEAKMVYLLEVLQKTPPPVIIFSDNKNEVDDIQEYLLLKGVEAVAIHGSKTQDEREYAIKSFKSGAKDVMVASGVASKGLDFNEIQHVIVYTMPKEIEDYVHEIGRTGRSGKTGLATTFVNNTTSEQTLLDLKYLLMEAKQKIPQFLLDTDDPRAAAGDVLKGCPICGGLGHGLSDCPKLADEQRRKAAASASYGDNY from the exons ATGGCCTCCTCAGCAGGGCCATCAACACGCTCCGTCTCGCCTGTCGCCTACGATGACCTCCCAACGGACTACAAGCCTTACGTGCGTGTCGCCAAACGGCGTGCTCAAATGCTCTCCAAGCTTGGTCCTGGGCGGCACGTGTCTAAGAAGATTAAGACGActgaggagctcgacgaaGAGAAGGACGCGTTGCGGGCCCTAGACGAGGCTaacgagcgcgagcgcgagaaggcgCGGCAGAAACGCACCCTGCTCCAGGAGGCGCTGGAAGTGAAGCGGCGAAAAGAACTGGAGG acgcGAGCAAGACAGAGGCGCAGAAGcaggcagaggaggaggcggcgttGCTGGCTCAAGTACAGCGCGGACAGAAGAAGCTCGCGAGTGTCCAGGAGATTGCGCACGGCAAGACGTACACACAGAGCATGAAGTCGACATGGCGACCACCACGGTATATCCGTGATCTCGGGCCGGAGGGGCAGCAGGCGGTGCGCGATAAGCATTCCATCATCATCGAGGGTGAAGACCCACCACCAGCCATCGAACACTTTGCC GATATGAAGATCCCCCCACCGCTTCTCGAGTACCTGGCGAACAAAGGCATCGCGCGGCCAACCCCGATCCAAATGCAGGGCCTGCCAACGGC gttCGCCGGCCGCGACATGATTGGCATTGCTTTCACAGGCTCTGGCAAAACCCTCGCATTCACACTCCCAGCCATCCTCAAATCActtgagatggagatgaagCTCCCGCTTGTTAAGGGCGAGGGACCCGTCGGTTTAGTCCTCTGCCCGTCTCGCGAACTCGCGCGACAGACGTACGAGGGATGCGTGGCGATGTgcaccaagctcgccgagggcggaAAGTACCCTGAGCTGCGGAGCCTGCTTTGCATTGGCGGAATCAGCATGGCAGACCAGGCTGAGGTGCTGCAGCGCGGCGTGCatgtggtggtggcgacgccGGGGAGGCTTatcgacatgctcgagcgagggcgactAAACGCGGACAACTGCAAGTACATGTGcatggacgaggccgaccgcATGATCGACATGGGATTCGAGGACGCCGTTCGCAGCATCATGGATCATTTCAAGTACCAGAGGCAGACCCTTTTGTTCAGCGCGACGATGCCGCGCAAGATCCAGGAGTTTGCGCAGGCGTCTCTCGTGAACCCTCTCCTCGTGAATGTgggccgcgctggcgcaGCCAACATGGATGTCATCCAGGAGGTCGAACACGTCAAGGCAGAGGCCAAGATGGTGTACCTGCTCGAGGTGCTGCAGAAGACGCCGCCACCCGTCATCATCTTCAGCGACAACAAgaacgaggtcgacgacatccAAGAGTACCTCCTGCtcaagggcgtcgaggcggtggcGATCCACGGATCGAAAA CACAGGACGAACGAGAATACGCGATCAAGTCGTTCAAATCCGGTGCCAAGGACGTTATGGTCGCTTCGGGTGTCGCGTCCAAGGGCCTTGACTTCAATGAGATCCAGCATGTCATTGTGTACACAATGCCCaaggagatcgaggacTACGTTCACGAGATCGGGCGAACTGGGCGTTCGGGCAAGACGGGTTTGGCGACGACATTTGTCAACAACACTACCAGCGAGCAgaccctcctcgacctcaagtACCTCCTCATGGAAGCGAAGCAGAA gaTCCCCCAATTCCTCCTTGACACTGACGAcccacgcgccgccgctgggGACGTGCTCAAGGGATGCCCAATCTGCGGTGGCCTGGGTCACGGCCTCTCGGACTGTCCCAAGCTTGCGGACGAGCAGCGGCGCAAGGCCGCTGCCAGTGCGTCCTACGGCGACAACTACTAA
- a CDS encoding uncharacterized protein (alcohol dehydrogenase), with the protein MTLGTMRAARYYGRGDIRIDTIPRPQLQPGTVAIDVAYCGICGSDLHEYVDGPIFIPTCGRPHPVSKEVAPVTLGHEMSGVVTEVGEGVDHVKVGDSVVVEPYIIDPKVDTGPANDAYHISKGMGFIGLCGRGGGLAERIVVEKRWVHPVGDVPLDEAALIEPLSVGYHAFQRSGGKKGDFALVTGAGPIGLLTAAVLKAEGLIVAISEPSGLRRQKAQETGVADHIFDPRETNVVEAIEGLRPGGADIAFECTSVQPAFDTLIDAVRPRGVVVVVSIWGHKAQMDMQKLVLKEIDIRGTIAYVHSHPETIKLVQSGRINLKPFITGVIGLDQLVSEGFDTLIHRNETAVKILVDPKKR; encoded by the coding sequence ATGACGCTCGGCACGatgcgcgcggcgcgctaCTACGGCCGCGGTGACATCCGGATTGACACGATCCCCCGCCCCCAGCTGCAGCCTGGCACCGTTGCAATCGACGTCGCGTACTGCGGTATCTGCGGTTCCGACCTGCACGAGTACGTCGATGGTCCGATCTTCATTCCCACGTGCGGTCGCCCTCATCCAGTAAGCAAGGAGGTGGCTCCTGTTACGTTGGGCCACGAAATGTCCGGCGTGGTAAcggaggtcggcgagggcgtcgacCACGTCAAGGTTGGCGACtcggtcgtcgtcgagccaTACATCATCGACCCGAAGGTTGACACTGGTCCAGCGAACGACGCATACCACATCTCCAAGGGGATGGGGTTCATCGGACTGTGTgggcgtggtggagggCTTGCAGAACGTATCGTGGTCGAGAAGCGCTGGGTGCATCCCGTTGGCGATGTTCCTCTGGACGAGGCCGCTCTTATTGAGCCACTGAGTGTTGGATATCACGCTTTCCAGCGGAGTGGGGGAAAAAAGGGCGACTTTGCCCTCGTCACTGGTGCTGGACCTATTGGACTCCTCACGGCCGCCGTGCTCAAGGCCGAAGGACTTATTGTGGCCATCTCCGAGCCTTCGGGTTTGAGGAGGCAGAAGGCGCAGGAAACCGGCGTAGCAGACCACATCTTTGACCCGCGTGAGAccaacgtcgtcgaggccatcgaGGGCCTGCGTCCCGGCGGCGCAGATATCGCTTTCGAATGCACCTCGGTCCAGCCGGCGTTCGATACGCTCATTGACGCTGTGCGCCCACGGGGCGTTGTTGTGGTGGTCAGTATCTGGGGCCACAAAGCGCAGATGGACATGCAGAAGCTCGTGCTCAAGGAAATCGACATTCGCGGTACGATCGCCTACGTCCACAGCCATCCTGAGACAATCAAGCTCGTCCAGAGTGGTCGAATCAACCTCAAGCCCTTCATTACGGGGGTTATTGGGCTGGACCAGCTTGTGAGCGAAGGCTTTGACACCCTCATCCACCGTAACGAGACGGCCGTCAAgatcctcgtcgacccgAAGAAGAGATAG